GCCGTCCCTGAATGCCCGAAGCCGCCTTCTCCGCGGTCGCTAGCCTCGAAGCTGCCCACTTCTTCAAAGCGCACCTGCACCACCGGCACGAACACCATCTGCGCAATCCGCATGCCCGGTGTGATCTCGCGAGCGAAGCGACCGCGATTCCACATGGACACGTAGACCTGCCCTTGGTAATCGGAGTCGATCAGTCCGGTGAGGTTGCCGAGTACAAGGCCCTGCTTGTGACCGATCCCCGACCGCGGCAGGAGCACCGCCGCGAGCGATGGGTCGGCAATGTGCAGCGCAAACCCTGTGGGGATGAGTTCCGTCGCCCCGGACTCCAGCTTCAGCGGCTGTTCGATACAAGCACGCACGTCCAGACCTGCCGCTCCGTTGGTGGCCAACTCAGGCACGCCGAACTCCCGCAGTCGGGGGTCCAGCACCTTCAGCGCGATCGAACGTTGCTCATCAGGCATGCGTCTATCCTCTCGTCGCTCGGTAGCGTTCGCCGATCACCGCCACCAGGGAGCGGGCTAAGTCGAGCTTAGGGAGATGGCCGAGGGGGCGGCTTCCGTCGACCCAAAACACGGTGATCTCGTTGTCTGCACAGTCAAAGGCGCGCGCGGCGCCGACCACGTTACCCGCGATCATGTCCAACCTCTTGCGTTCCAGCTTAGCGCGCGCATTGCGTTCTAGGTCGCGGGTCTCTGCAGCAAAGCCCACCGTGAACGGTGGCTCCGCCAGGGCTGCTACTGCCGCGAGAATGTCAGGTGCAGGATGCAGCTCGAGCACCATAAGATCTCCCAGCTGCGCCTTCTTCAGCTTGTGCTCGGCAGGCTCACGACATTCGTAGTCCGCCACCGCCGCCGTGCCGATGAAGATATGCGCCGTCGACGCCCTGGCCATGACCGCATCGTGCATGCTGCGCGCGCTCTCCACATCCACCTGGGTCACACCTGACGGCGTCCCCAAGTGAGTGGGGCCGCTGACAAGCGTTACCTCCGCGCCCGCCTCCGCCGCCGCCTGCGCCACGGCGTAGCCCATCTTTCCCGAACTTCGGTTGCTGAGAAAGCGCACGGGATCTAGAGCTTCTCGCGTCGGACCCGCCGTCAGTAGCACGCGCAGACCGCCTAGTTCTCTGTCGCCTGAGGCCGCAAATGGTCCGGCCTGGCCGGTGATTGCGGTGACGATCTCCTCCGGCTCGAGCATCCGCCCGGCACCCTCCTCACCGCAGGCTTGGGAGCCTTCCCCCGGACCCAACAGGGCGACCCCGCGTTGCGCCAGCACCTGGCAGTTGGCTTCGGTGGCTGGGTGCTGCCACATCACGCGATTCATCGCTGGCGCCAGCACCACAGGCGCCTCCGTCGCCAAGCACACGGTGCAGAGCAGGTCGTCTGCCAGCCCGTGCGCCAAGCGACCAACCAGGTGGGCGGTGGCGGGCGCGATCAGCACCAGATCCGCCCAGCGGGCGAGCTCGATGTGGCCCATGGCAGCCTCCGCCGCCTCATCCCATAGGGCGTCGCGGACGGGATTACCGGAGAGCGCCTGCAGGGTCAGGGGCGTGATGAACTGTGCGGCGCCGGCGGTCATCACCACCTGCACCTCGGCGCCCTGCTCACGCAAACGTCGCACGAGCAGCGCACTCTTGTACGCCGCGATTCCCCCGCTCACGCCCACCAGGACGCGCTTACCCTCTAGCTTGCCGGCTGCGGCCAAGGTCCGCTCCCCTCACCGATCGGATTAGTGGGCACATCATAGCGATAAGCCGGAGCGCAAACCTCTACTGCTCGCGCAAACTGCGACTGATTCGGCCCAGGCAGCAGGAGGCGCCCCGCGCGCGTACCGCCGTTGATCCTTCCACCACCCCGTGAACGCCCCCGCGAGCGCTTGCTACAGCTTGGCCCACGCGCGATGTCCAGCGTGGAACTGCTGGCGATCGTCCTGCGCCATGGCAATCGCCAGCAATCCGCCTACGAGATCGCTAGCGCGCTGCTAGCGCAGTTTGGCAGCGTCCGAGGCTTATTCAACGCGAGTCGTGAACAAGTGTGTGCCGTGGCCGGCGTCGGCAGCGCTCGGTTCGCCGAGCTGCAGGCGGCAGTGGAGTTGGTGCGGCGTCACTTGGAGGAAGGCCTGGATCGTCGCGACGCCTTCGACACGCCGCACGCCGCCAGCCAGTTTTTGCGTGCCCGCCTGAGAGACCTGCCGCACGAGGTGTTCTGTTGCTTCTACCTAGATAACCGCAATCGCCTCATCTGCTTCGAGGAGCTCTTCCGGGGCACGCTCGATGGGGCGAGCGTGCATCCACGTGAAGTCGTGCGTCAGGCCCTAGCACACAATGCTGCTGCGATGATTGTTGCTCACAACCACCCGAGCGGCATGGCCGAGCCCAGCCATGCGGATCAGGCCATTACGCGACGGCTTCGCGACGCGCTGGCATTGGTCGAGGTGAGGTTGCTCGATCATCTGGTTGTGGGAGACGAGGAGTGCACATCGCTCGCCGAGCGCGGGTTACTATGATTCACCTTACGAATCCATACAGCTACCTTCAACACTCGCTTGTCAGGGGTACGCTGCGCAAGGGCTAGGGTTCAGGCGATGCGTCGCGGCGTGCGTAGAAACCCTCGAACCACGGCTGCCAGGTATCGCCCCCATCATCCGATTGCTCGAAAAACTGGCGTACGCGGCCATCGTCGAGCGGCGTCCAAGTTCCTCGAAACGGTTGGATGGCGGCGGTGGCCACGTATTCGATGGTGCCTGTGAGCACCATCGACTCGCCGTCCCAGCCGCCGCTAATGTCGATCAAGGCGCCGGAGGCACTGTGCCAGACTTGGTTCCAGCGACCGCTCGAAGGGCTGTAGAAGTTCATGCTCATGCCAGTGCTGCCCGACGCGCCGATCCACTGCTCGAGGAGCACGCAGCCGCCTTCGCGGCGCGTAATTCGATTAGCTCCAGCCACTTTTCCGTCGGCCGTGCGTACCTGCCAATCGCCAAGCCAGAAGTCGAAGGTGCGGAACTCTTCGCCCGCGCAGGGTGCCGCGGCTTCACCGGCTGAGGTTTGCGCGATGGCGGATCCGACGCACGTCACAGCGGCTGCCAGCGTCAGGACGAGGTGCTGGGCTGCAGCCTGCGCAAGCCGCTTGCGACAAATCTTTGCTTGAGCCACCCGCTTTCCCCCACATCGCGCCCACGGTATGAGGGTGCGACAATTGTTTTACGCACGAGTTGCCCGGAAATGCCGCTGATCGGCCATATTCAGCGGTCGAATAGCGATGCCGACGGGTCGGGCGCTTGATTCCAGCGCCTTCGGACTCAAACCTTTCCTATCGCGTGAAGCATCCAAGGCCCCACGAACAGCCGCGGAACGCGATGGAAACTATGACGGCAACGGTGATCGACATCCGAGCGAACCAATCCGAGGACGAGCGGAGCGACGAGCAGCTGGTGGGCCTCGCCCGCGCCGGCGACACGCAAGCCTTCGAAACCCTCTATCGGCGGCATAACGGCCGGCTCTACGCCGTATGCCTGCGCCTGACGGCAGATGCAGCCGCGGCAGAGGACTGCGTGCAGGAGGCCTTCGTGAATGCCTGGAACGCCCTCGCGAGCTTCGCTGGTGATAGCCGCTTCAGCACCTGGCTCCATCGTATCGCGGTCAATCAGGCCCTAGGCCTGAAGCGCAAGTGGAAACGTCGCAGCGCCCACTTGAAACTAGTGAGTGCACACAGCGACGAGGACGGCGAGAACATCGATCCGTTGGATCGCGTGGCCGCGCCAGCACCGGACAACGCCGCGCAGCTCGATCTGGAACAGGCAATCGCGGAGCTTCCGGAACAGGCGCGCAAGGTATTTGTGCTGGTGTCCTTGCACGGCTATACGCACGAGGAGGCAGGTGATGCCCTCGGCGTTGCCGCAGGCACCAGCAAGGCGCAGCTACACCGGGCACGCCAGCTGCTCAAGCAGCGTCTCGTGCGCTGAAGGAGAAATTGGACATGAACGACCAAGAATTGGACCAGGCGATTCGCGAACTGCCGCAGCAGCTAACCCCGCCGAATGACCTGTGGCCTCAGATCGAGAAGCGGCTAACGAACCACGACGCCCGCGCAGCGCAGGAACACCGATCGGGCGCGGCGCGCGCGGCGACCCATGGCAACGGACGCCTGTGGGGCCTCGCGGCCACCGTGCTGCTGGTCGCCACTGCCAGTCTGACCACCTTCGTCGCCACCCGTGCCCACTACGCACCGCTGGACAACCAGGACGAGCTGATGGCCCGGCTAGCTCCGCCGACCGAGGCACTGACGCCCATAGAGGCCAGCGTGCTGCCGGTGGATTACACGATGGCCCGAGGCGAGCTGATGGCGATCCTGGAGGCTAGCTTAGAGCGTCTGGATCCCGCATCACGGCGCGTGGTGGCGGGAAACTTGCTCGAGATCCGCGCCGCCCTTACCACCATCGAGCTGGCCTTGGCCGAAGATCCGGACAACGCATCCTTACAGCAGCTGCTCGTCACCACCTGCCAGCAAGAGCTGAGTTTGCTGAAGTCCGTGCAGCGGCTGGCCCAAACCGCCCAACAGGTCATCGAGATATGAGCCAGACGCGTAACTCCCTGTCACTGGCCAAGGCGCTCCTGTGCGCCTCGCTGGCGAGCGCAGCCACGGTGCCAGCGGTCGCGGATACCACCGTGGAGCGAGAGTTTGCCCTAGCCGATGGTGGCCACCTCAAGATCATCAACGTGCAGGGCAAGATCGAGGTGCGCGCCTGGTCGCGCCAGGAGGTTCGCCTGGTAGCCGAGCTCGAGGGCGATCCCGAATCGCTCATCGTGAAACACGACGAGGACCATGCGGAGATTCGCGTCGAGGCAGACAAACGCTGGTATGGGCGCAGCGACAGCCGTGATGCGGATCTGAGGATCGATGTCCCAGAGAACGTCCGCCTCGAGATCTCAAGCGTTAGTGCGGACGTGTCCGTAGATGGGCACCACGGAGACCAGCGCGTTCAGAGCGTTAGCGGGGACATCGACGTCGACAGCGCTAGCCGCGACGTGCAACTGGAAACGGTATCCGGTGACATCGAGTTCGACGGCAACGGTGCTGAAGGCCGCTTTTACGTGAACGCGGTTAGCGGCGATGCGGAGGTGCTAGAGGTCAACGGCGAGGTGCGCGTGAGTACGATCTCCGGCGATGCTCGCGTACGCAGCGAAGTGCTGGATGAGGCGAAGCTCGAGAGCGTATCCGGCGAGATCACCCTGTACGGCCACCTCCGCGATCGCGCCCGCCTGCGGGCCGGGTCCGTCTCCGGCGAGGTGACCCTGCACCTGTGTAAGCGTGAGAACGTCGAATTCGACCTGGAGTCCTTCTCCGGCGACATCGTGGACCGGGTCACGCGTCAGCGCCCTAAGGAAGAGGGCTGGGGCCCCGGCTCACGACTACGATTTCGCGAAGGGGACGGCAGCGTACGGGTTGCTGTGAACACGATGAGCGGCAGCATCGACATACGCGACTGCGACTGAGCACCCACGCGCGTCACCGAAGCACCAGACCCCAGCCTATTGCCGAACGGTGCTGCCCCCGCTAGTATGCGCGGTTCTCGATCTTCGGGCGAGCACTACGGTGCACCCCGCGGAACCACGATTTCCAACAGGTAAAGACGCCATGTCTAGGGTATGCATGGTCACGGGCAAGGGTCCGGCGACCGGTAACAACGTATCGCACGCCAACAACAAGACCCGCCGTCGGTTTCTGCCGAACCTTCACGACCACCGCTTCTGGGTGGAGAGCGAGAAGCGCTTCGTGAAGCTCCGCGTGTCCACGCACGGTATGCGCATTATCGATAAGCGCGGCATCGAAGCAGTCCTCAAGGACCTGCGCGCTGCCGGCCACAAAATCTGACGGAGTAGCGAGCCATGGCCAACTCTGCCCGCGACAAGATCCGCCTTGTGTCCAGCGCCGGCACCGGGCACTTCTACACCACTACCAAGAACAAGCGCCTGCATCCGGAGAAGATGG
This DNA window, taken from Pseudomonadota bacterium, encodes the following:
- the dut gene encoding dUTP diphosphatase, giving the protein MPDEQRSIALKVLDPRLREFGVPELATNGAAGLDVRACIEQPLKLESGATELIPTGFALHIADPSLAAVLLPRSGIGHKQGLVLGNLTGLIDSDYQGQVYVSMWNRGRFAREITPGMRIAQMVFVPVVQVRFEEVGSFEASDRGEGGFGHSGTA
- the rpmB gene encoding 50S ribosomal protein L28, which translates into the protein MSRVCMVTGKGPATGNNVSHANNKTRRRFLPNLHDHRFWVESEKRFVKLRVSTHGMRIIDKRGIEAVLKDLRAAGHKI
- the coaBC gene encoding bifunctional phosphopantothenoylcysteine decarboxylase/phosphopantothenate--cysteine ligase CoaBC, translating into MAAAGKLEGKRVLVGVSGGIAAYKSALLVRRLREQGAEVQVVMTAGAAQFITPLTLQALSGNPVRDALWDEAAEAAMGHIELARWADLVLIAPATAHLVGRLAHGLADDLLCTVCLATEAPVVLAPAMNRVMWQHPATEANCQVLAQRGVALLGPGEGSQACGEEGAGRMLEPEEIVTAITGQAGPFAASGDRELGGLRVLLTAGPTREALDPVRFLSNRSSGKMGYAVAQAAAEAGAEVTLVSGPTHLGTPSGVTQVDVESARSMHDAVMARASTAHIFIGTAAVADYECREPAEHKLKKAQLGDLMVLELHPAPDILAAVAALAEPPFTVGFAAETRDLERNARAKLERKRLDMIAGNVVGAARAFDCADNEITVFWVDGSRPLGHLPKLDLARSLVAVIGERYRATRG
- a CDS encoding DUF4097 family beta strand repeat-containing protein, with the protein product MSQTRNSLSLAKALLCASLASAATVPAVADTTVEREFALADGGHLKIINVQGKIEVRAWSRQEVRLVAELEGDPESLIVKHDEDHAEIRVEADKRWYGRSDSRDADLRIDVPENVRLEISSVSADVSVDGHHGDQRVQSVSGDIDVDSASRDVQLETVSGDIEFDGNGAEGRFYVNAVSGDAEVLEVNGEVRVSTISGDARVRSEVLDEAKLESVSGEITLYGHLRDRARLRAGSVSGEVTLHLCKRENVEFDLESFSGDIVDRVTRQRPKEEGWGPGSRLRFREGDGSVRVAVNTMSGSIDIRDCD
- a CDS encoding sigma-70 family RNA polymerase sigma factor — encoded protein: METMTATVIDIRANQSEDERSDEQLVGLARAGDTQAFETLYRRHNGRLYAVCLRLTADAAAAEDCVQEAFVNAWNALASFAGDSRFSTWLHRIAVNQALGLKRKWKRRSAHLKLVSAHSDEDGENIDPLDRVAAPAPDNAAQLDLEQAIAELPEQARKVFVLVSLHGYTHEEAGDALGVAAGTSKAQLHRARQLLKQRLVR
- the radC gene encoding DNA repair protein RadC, which codes for MILPPPRERPRERLLQLGPRAMSSVELLAIVLRHGNRQQSAYEIASALLAQFGSVRGLFNASREQVCAVAGVGSARFAELQAAVELVRRHLEEGLDRRDAFDTPHAASQFLRARLRDLPHEVFCCFYLDNRNRLICFEELFRGTLDGASVHPREVVRQALAHNAAAMIVAHNHPSGMAEPSHADQAITRRLRDALALVEVRLLDHLVVGDEECTSLAERGLL
- the rpmG gene encoding 50S ribosomal protein L33 codes for the protein MANSARDKIRLVSSAGTGHFYTTTKNKRLHPEKMEVRKFDPRIRQYVTYKEAKIK